From Candidatus Baltobacteraceae bacterium:
CGCAACCGACGAAGCGCTATCTGACGAAGGACACGTGTAAGCGGATGACGAGCCGCCGCTCGGCGCGCTCGTGGGCTCCATTGTCGCAATTGCGGCGACGCTGCTGCCGCCGCCTCCGCCGCCGCACGCGGCGAGAGGAATCAACAGCAGCGCTGCCGTGAGTGACGCGCCAAAACGAGCAAGCAGAATCAAGGGAACCTCCCGGGGTGCGCTTGAGCTTAGCGTGACAAGCTTAGAAAACGCCAAACCAAACCGAGCGCCATCACGGTTGCCCGGCGCTGTACTGCGTCGCGGTCACCGCGGAAATGAAAACGATATGTCTTGCTTTCCCCCTCTGCGTCGATGGCGAACCATACCAAACCAACCGGCTTCTCGTCGCTCCCGCCGTCGGGACCGGCGATGCCTGTGGTCGAGAGGCCGTAGTTGGTATGGAGACGTTCGCGCACGCCGCGCGCCATCTCCCCCACCGTCTCTTCACTCACCGCGCCGTAGCGCTCGAGCGTTCGCCCGCTCACGCCGAGCTGCTCCACCTTGACCGCATTGTCGTACGCCACGATCCCACCGAGGAAACTCTGCGACGAACCCGGCACCGCGGTCAGCGCCGCCGCAATCCGGCCACCCGTACACGACTCCGCGACCGCGATCGTCGCAGCGCGCGCCCGCAGAAGCTCGTGCACCGCGCCTTGCAGCGTGAGGTCATCGGCGCCGAAGATAAATCCGTCGAGGCGGCCTCGGATCTCGGTCTCGAGTTGTGCGATCATCGTGTCGGCGAGGTCTTGCGAATCCGTCTTGGCCATGATCTTCACGTCGCACAAGCCCTCGTGAGCGAGGACGGCGATCTTCGGATTCTCGCTCGCGCGAAAGAGATCGTCGATGCGGTGGTCGATCTCGGATTCGCCGATGTTGACGGTGTGGAGCACGCGCGTATAGATGGCTTCGCGCACCGCGTAACGTTCGCGTAAGAATGGAATTAAGAGGTCGGTGAGCATCGGGCGCATCTCGCGCGGTACGCCCGGCATACACGCGATGAACTTCCCGTCCTCGCCGAACGCGACGAACCCGGGAGCCGTGCCGCGCGGGTTCTCCAGCACGAGACTGCCGCGCGGCACATACGCTTGTTTGCGATTGTTCTCGCGCATCTCCCGCCCGATCTGTGCAAAGAATTCTTGCATTTGCTTAAGAGAGGGCTCGTTTAATTCTACGTCGAGTCCGAGTGCGTCACACACGGCTTCCTTGGTTACGTCATCGATTGTCGGCCCGAGTCCTCCGGTTGTGATGACGCCGGTTACTCGCTCGAGGGCGCCACGCATCGCACTCGCGATTCGCGCGCGATTATCGCCGACCGCGTGTGTGCCGTACACGTCGATGCCGTTTGCGGCGAGCGACTGCGCGATGAAGACCGAGTTCGTGTCGGTCTGCTGGCCGAGCAGCAGCTCGGTGCCGACTGCGATCAGCTCGACGCTAAGGGGCATCGAACCACGGCGGATACGTAAAGCGCACGTCGGCATCGAATCCTCGGGCCGCTTCGATCATCGCGCTGCGGCGCTCGTCGGCGTGCGCGGGGCCGGGCTTTTCGCGCTGCATCTTCACCTTCATCTCGCCGAGGCGCTCGACGAAGCGCGCGAAGCGCGCATCCATCGCAGCCTGCAGCCGTGCTTTGAGGATTTTGCCTACGCGCGGAGCAAGACCGCTGGTGGCGATCGCAATGCGCACCGGGCCTGCTTTGGCAATCGCCGCCATCGCAACGAAACCGTACTTCGGCTGATCGATGCAGCAGAGCAGAAACTTATGCTCGTCTGCCAGCGACCGCAATCGCGCCGAGAGTGCATCGTCGAGCGGACACGAGATCACGAAATACGCGTCGGTCACATCCTCGTCTCGCAGTACCGACGGGTCCTGGATCCAGCGCACGTCGGCGCCGGATTCGCGCAGCGACGCCTCCTTTTCGATTGCTTCACGGTCGTTCGCGGCACCGATCACCACGCAACGCCGCCCCACCAAATTGAGGCTCACCGGGAAAAACGCCATCAGTAGTCGACCGGGCGCAAGTAGAACTCGTTGATCGCCGTGTTG
This genomic window contains:
- a CDS encoding competence/damage-inducible protein A; translation: MPLSVELIAVGTELLLGQQTDTNSVFIAQSLAANGIDVYGTHAVGDNRARIASAMRGALERVTGVITTGGLGPTIDDVTKEAVCDALGLDVELNEPSLKQMQEFFAQIGREMRENNRKQAYVPRGSLVLENPRGTAPGFVAFGEDGKFIACMPGVPREMRPMLTDLLIPFLRERYAVREAIYTRVLHTVNIGESEIDHRIDDLFRASENPKIAVLAHEGLCDVKIMAKTDSQDLADTMIAQLETEIRGRLDGFIFGADDLTLQGAVHELLRARAATIAVAESCTGGRIAAALTAVPGSSQSFLGGIVAYDNAVKVEQLGVSGRTLERYGAVSEETVGEMARGVRERLHTNYGLSTTGIAGPDGGSDEKPVGLVWFAIDAEGESKTYRFHFRGDRDAVQRRATVMALGLVWRFLSLSR
- a CDS encoding NAD(P)-dependent oxidoreductase encodes the protein MSLNLVGRRCVVIGAANDREAIEKEASLRESGADVRWIQDPSVLRDEDVTDAYFVISCPLDDALSARLRSLADEHKFLLCCIDQPKYGFVAMAAIAKAGPVRIAIATSGLAPRVGKILKARLQAAMDARFARFVERLGEMKVKMQREKPGPAHADERRSAMIEAARGFDADVRFTYPPWFDAP